The Priestia aryabhattai genome includes a region encoding these proteins:
- a CDS encoding DUF4177 domain-containing protein has translation MKEYRFEKIELKSFSRDPKEDYHEIIHEAAKDGWELVQIFAPGTASYGTAAYFEIIFSREID, from the coding sequence ATGAAAGAATATCGTTTTGAAAAAATTGAACTAAAATCCTTCTCGCGTGATCCTAAAGAGGATTATCACGAGATTATTCATGAGGCTGCAAAGGATGGATGGGAATTAGTTCAAATATTCGCTCCTGGCACTGCTTCGTATGGTACTGCCGCATATTTTGAAATCATTTTTTCTAGAGAAATCGATTAA